A genomic segment from Lignipirellula cremea encodes:
- a CDS encoding 3'-5' exoribonuclease YhaM family protein, with product MVRRFINQLGEREAVDEVFLVAEKQLRANRNGNLYLQMRLSDKSGSLTAMLWNATDQIYSRFDNGDYLRVQGTVQLYNGAMQMIVNKFEQEPTSEIDEADFITLAAAQVDRLASRVGEMLRSMQNLSLRNLAECFLMDDSFMSRFTKAPAGVKNHHAYHGGLLEHVASLMELVTLVAPRYPELDPDLLLMGAFLHDLGKIDELTYERDLGYSDEGQLIGHLVIGVELLNGKIREAENLAGEPFPRPLALHLKHLIVSHHGEYAFGSPKLPMSLEAVALHHLDNLDAKIHSLGQIIRDDANTDSNWTPYQAALGRKLYKGALVENETGDAETEE from the coding sequence ATGGTCCGTCGCTTTATTAATCAGCTGGGCGAGCGCGAAGCCGTCGACGAAGTTTTCCTGGTCGCGGAGAAGCAGTTACGCGCAAATCGCAATGGCAATCTCTACCTCCAGATGCGATTGTCCGACAAAAGCGGCTCCCTGACCGCCATGCTCTGGAACGCCACGGACCAGATCTACAGCCGGTTTGATAACGGCGACTATCTCCGGGTGCAGGGCACGGTGCAGCTTTACAACGGCGCCATGCAGATGATCGTCAACAAGTTCGAGCAGGAGCCGACCTCCGAAATCGACGAAGCCGACTTCATCACGCTGGCCGCGGCGCAAGTCGACCGCCTGGCCTCCCGCGTGGGCGAAATGCTCCGCTCCATGCAGAACCTGTCGCTGCGGAACCTGGCGGAGTGCTTCCTGATGGACGACTCCTTTATGAGCCGCTTCACCAAGGCGCCCGCTGGCGTCAAGAATCACCACGCATACCACGGCGGACTGCTGGAGCATGTCGCCAGCCTGATGGAACTGGTTACGCTGGTCGCGCCGCGTTATCCCGAACTCGATCCCGACCTGCTGCTGATGGGCGCCTTCCTGCACGACCTGGGAAAGATCGACGAACTCACCTACGAACGCGACCTGGGTTACAGCGACGAAGGCCAGTTGATCGGCCATCTGGTGATTGGCGTGGAACTGCTCAACGGCAAGATCCGGGAAGCCGAAAACCTCGCTGGCGAACCGTTCCCGCGGCCCCTGGCGTTGCACCTGAAACATCTGATCGTGAGCCATCACGGCGAGTACGCCTTTGGCAGCCCCAAACTGCCCATGTCGCTCGAGGCGGTCGCCCTGCACCATCTGGACAACCTCGACGCCAAGATCCACTCACTGGGTCAGATCATTCGCGACGACGCCAACACCGACAGCAACTGGACCCCTTACCAGGCCGCCCTGGGCCGCAAGTTATACAAAGGCGCCCTGGTCGAAAACGAAACAGGCGACGCAGAGACGGAAGAATAG
- a CDS encoding prenyltransferase/squalene oxidase repeat-containing protein — translation MAADQLGPDQKLYDQTVSKAIAYLRTKGQAEDGTFTKAAGPGVTALCATALMKAGVSPNDPTVAKSLAYLESMVQPNGGIHAKGSRLPNYETCIIMMCFSEANQAGRYSKQLKGAEKFVRDLQWAEDDDIAGDDYNYGGGGYGGDSRPDLSNTAYLVDALKSVGAGADDQALQKALVFVSRCQNLESEFNTTPLAGKVNDGGFYYTVAAEGAGGKEDANGGLRSYGSMTYAGLKSMVYAGVDADDPRVKAALTWIGKHYTVEANPGMGDAGLYYYYQTFAKALDVTGQDTITDAAGNKHDWRAELCQELAKRQNEDGSFTNSNKRWLEGDANLSTGFALLALSYCKPPAK, via the coding sequence ATGGCCGCAGATCAGTTGGGGCCCGATCAAAAACTGTACGATCAGACCGTCAGCAAGGCGATTGCCTACCTGCGCACCAAAGGACAGGCGGAAGACGGCACGTTTACCAAAGCGGCCGGCCCGGGCGTAACGGCCTTGTGCGCCACCGCCCTGATGAAGGCGGGCGTTTCCCCCAACGATCCCACCGTCGCCAAATCGCTGGCTTACCTGGAGTCCATGGTCCAGCCCAACGGCGGCATCCACGCCAAAGGCAGTCGTCTGCCCAACTACGAAACGTGCATCATCATGATGTGCTTCAGCGAAGCGAACCAGGCCGGCCGCTACAGCAAGCAGCTCAAAGGGGCCGAAAAGTTCGTTCGCGACCTGCAGTGGGCCGAAGACGATGACATTGCCGGCGACGACTATAATTACGGCGGCGGCGGCTACGGCGGCGACTCCCGTCCCGATCTGTCCAACACGGCCTACCTGGTCGACGCGTTAAAAAGCGTGGGCGCCGGGGCCGATGACCAGGCCCTGCAGAAGGCGCTGGTTTTTGTCTCCCGCTGCCAGAATCTGGAGTCGGAATTCAACACCACCCCCCTGGCCGGTAAAGTCAACGACGGCGGGTTTTACTACACGGTCGCCGCCGAAGGGGCCGGCGGCAAAGAAGACGCCAACGGCGGATTGCGCAGTTATGGCTCCATGACCTACGCCGGGCTGAAAAGCATGGTTTACGCCGGCGTCGATGCCGACGACCCGCGTGTCAAAGCGGCCCTGACCTGGATCGGCAAACACTACACGGTCGAAGCAAATCCCGGCATGGGCGACGCCGGTCTGTACTACTACTACCAGACCTTCGCCAAAGCCCTCGATGTCACCGGCCAGGACACCATCACCGACGCCGCCGGCAACAAACACGACTGGCGGGCCGAACTGTGCCAGGAACTGGCCAAACGCCAGAACGAGGACGGCTCCTTCACCAACAGCAACAAACGCTGGCTCGAAGGAGACGCCAACCTGTCGACCGGCTTTGCCCTGCTCGCCTTGAGTTACTGCAAACCGCCGGCCAAATAG
- the prmC gene encoding peptide chain release factor N(5)-glutamine methyltransferase, producing MATSEPWTVERLLGWTTDYLKKQGAEQPRLEADLLLAHACGCERIELYTQRFKEEPDEAIRTSFRSLVKRRAEGEPTAYLLGRKEFYSLPFRVTADVLIPRPETEYLVMALLDEAGKRTAELNPLPEEEGGVAATAAKKGALAKAPAFKVIDVGTGSGAIAICAAKYLPASQVTAVDISAKALVVAEANAVDLEVSDRMTFLESDLLEAIPANARFDFVCSNPPYISQSEFDELPNLIKGYEPTVALLGGQTGCEVIERLIPQAAERLEAGGYLIMEISPMIEAPVHNLITADGHFDPPSTTKDLAGLPRIVRARRKVR from the coding sequence ATGGCAACTAGCGAGCCCTGGACCGTCGAACGCCTGCTTGGCTGGACGACCGATTACCTCAAAAAACAGGGGGCGGAGCAGCCGCGCCTGGAGGCTGACCTGCTGCTGGCCCACGCCTGCGGCTGCGAACGGATCGAGCTGTACACCCAGCGCTTCAAAGAAGAACCTGACGAGGCGATCCGCACCAGCTTTCGCTCGCTAGTAAAACGCCGGGCCGAAGGGGAGCCGACCGCCTATCTGCTGGGTCGCAAAGAGTTTTACTCACTCCCTTTCCGGGTGACAGCCGACGTACTGATCCCGCGGCCCGAGACCGAGTACCTGGTGATGGCCCTGCTCGACGAAGCGGGCAAGCGAACGGCCGAGCTCAACCCGCTCCCCGAAGAAGAGGGCGGAGTCGCCGCGACCGCCGCCAAAAAAGGCGCCCTGGCCAAGGCGCCTGCCTTCAAGGTGATCGATGTCGGCACCGGCAGCGGGGCGATCGCCATTTGCGCCGCCAAGTACCTGCCCGCCTCACAAGTGACGGCCGTCGATATCAGCGCCAAAGCGCTCGTCGTGGCGGAAGCGAATGCCGTTGATCTAGAGGTCAGCGACCGGATGACCTTTCTGGAGTCCGATCTGCTGGAGGCGATTCCTGCCAACGCACGGTTCGATTTCGTCTGCAGCAATCCGCCCTACATCAGCCAGAGCGAGTTCGACGAACTGCCGAACCTGATCAAAGGTTACGAGCCGACCGTCGCCCTGCTGGGCGGGCAGACCGGCTGCGAAGTGATCGAGCGGTTAATCCCCCAGGCGGCCGAACGCCTGGAGGCCGGCGGCTATCTCATCATGGAGATCAGCCCCATGATTGAAGCGCCCGTCCACAACCTGATCACCGCCGACGGACACTTCGACCCGCCTTCCACGACCAAAGACCTCGCCGGCCTGCCCCGCATCGTCCGGGCCCGCCGCAAGGTCCGCTAA
- a CDS encoding NADPH-dependent assimilatory sulfite reductase hemoprotein subunit, translating into MKNDSFQELLRRMPTIAKAVNAFESEDIQKQAYQELIKAFVQSDEEAEAADTARKSKKQRSKKDAAAQGEKSGDKPTGNGAKSGDLSTADILAAARGNQKSAPAAKASPAADKKKEASPPSELEGIKEASLYLKGPIPQELVDGSDHFGKESIQLLKHHGTYQQDNRDERKSTSGGKSAKSYIFMVRTKIPSGIFTSPQLLEELDLCDEMGNGTLRITSRQGLQLHSIPKDNLKDVIARINAVNSSTLGACGDVNRNVMCCPAPYTDEVHLQMQALSNQLAAHFAPRTSAYHEIWLKDTETNESEQIAGAPAETIEPIYGKHYLPRKFKMGIALPDDNCIDVYTHDLGLLAIVRDGKIIGYNVLVGGGQGRTPTAEKTFPALGKRMAFCTPEQVLEVATAVVKVQRDFGNRADRKIARMKYLIHDWGLERFKAKVEEYFGSELPGPQPDDVTAVNDHMGWDEQGDGKLFYGLNVENGRILDTESMQMKTAFREICRQFNPGIRFTANQSLLFTDLDPACKDDFTSILKKHHVPLSADFSNARRWSIACVAWPTCGLSITESERALPGIMDDLEVELAKLGLSSEEFVVRMTGCPNGCARPYNCDVGLVGRAKDKYTIFLGGRMQGDRLNWEYKDMVPHDEIVPELAKVFTYFKQDREEGESFGDFCERKGQADLVAWSEVAQPA; encoded by the coding sequence ATGAAGAACGATTCCTTTCAAGAGCTCCTTCGCCGCATGCCCACCATCGCCAAAGCGGTGAATGCGTTTGAATCGGAGGACATTCAAAAGCAGGCCTACCAGGAGCTGATCAAGGCTTTCGTCCAGAGCGACGAAGAAGCTGAGGCTGCCGACACCGCCCGCAAAAGCAAAAAACAGCGATCCAAAAAAGACGCCGCCGCCCAGGGGGAGAAGTCGGGGGATAAACCGACCGGCAATGGCGCTAAATCCGGCGACTTGAGCACCGCCGACATTCTGGCAGCGGCTCGCGGGAATCAGAAATCGGCTCCCGCCGCCAAGGCATCGCCGGCCGCCGACAAAAAGAAAGAAGCCAGCCCGCCCAGCGAGCTGGAAGGCATCAAAGAGGCCAGCCTGTACCTGAAGGGCCCCATCCCGCAAGAGCTGGTCGATGGGTCGGACCACTTCGGCAAAGAGAGCATTCAGCTGCTGAAGCATCACGGCACCTATCAGCAGGACAATCGCGACGAGCGGAAGTCCACCAGCGGCGGCAAATCGGCCAAGTCGTACATTTTTATGGTGCGCACCAAGATTCCTTCCGGGATTTTCACCAGCCCGCAACTGCTGGAAGAGCTGGACCTGTGCGACGAAATGGGGAACGGCACGCTCCGCATCACCAGCCGCCAGGGTCTGCAGTTGCACAGCATTCCCAAAGACAACCTGAAAGATGTGATCGCCCGCATCAACGCCGTCAACTCCAGCACGCTGGGCGCTTGCGGCGACGTGAACCGTAACGTGATGTGCTGCCCGGCGCCGTATACCGACGAAGTTCACCTGCAGATGCAGGCGCTCTCGAACCAGCTTGCGGCCCATTTCGCTCCGCGCACCAGCGCCTATCACGAGATCTGGCTCAAAGACACCGAGACCAACGAAAGCGAGCAGATCGCCGGCGCTCCGGCCGAAACGATCGAACCGATCTACGGCAAGCACTACCTGCCGCGCAAGTTCAAAATGGGGATCGCCCTGCCGGACGATAATTGCATCGACGTTTACACCCACGACTTGGGCCTGTTAGCGATCGTCCGCGACGGCAAGATCATCGGTTACAACGTGCTGGTCGGCGGCGGACAGGGTCGTACTCCCACCGCCGAAAAAACCTTCCCCGCCCTCGGCAAGCGAATGGCGTTCTGCACGCCTGAGCAAGTGCTGGAAGTGGCGACTGCAGTGGTCAAGGTGCAGCGCGACTTCGGTAATCGCGCCGACCGGAAGATCGCCCGTATGAAGTATTTGATCCATGACTGGGGTTTGGAACGGTTCAAAGCCAAGGTCGAAGAATACTTCGGCTCCGAATTGCCCGGACCGCAGCCCGACGATGTGACGGCCGTCAACGACCATATGGGCTGGGACGAGCAGGGGGACGGCAAGCTCTTTTATGGGCTCAATGTCGAGAACGGCCGTATCCTGGATACCGAATCCATGCAGATGAAAACAGCGTTCCGCGAAATCTGCCGCCAGTTCAACCCCGGCATTCGCTTCACCGCCAACCAGAGTCTGCTGTTTACCGATCTGGACCCGGCCTGCAAGGATGACTTCACTTCCATCCTTAAAAAACACCATGTGCCGCTATCCGCCGATTTCAGCAACGCCCGGCGCTGGTCGATCGCCTGTGTCGCCTGGCCGACGTGTGGTTTGTCGATTACGGAATCCGAGCGAGCCCTGCCAGGAATTATGGACGACCTGGAAGTCGAGCTGGCGAAGCTGGGCCTGTCCAGTGAAGAGTTCGTCGTACGCATGACGGGCTGCCCCAACGGTTGCGCCCGGCCTTACAACTGCGATGTCGGCCTGGTCGGTCGGGCCAAGGACAAGTACACCATTTTCCTTGGCGGCCGTATGCAGGGGGACCGCTTGAACTGGGAGTACAAAGACATGGTGCCGCACGATGAGATCGTGCCGGAGCTTGCCAAGGTCTTTACCTACTTCAAGCAGGATCGCGAAGAAGGGGAGTCCTTCGGCGACTTCTGCGAGCGGAAAGGCCAGGCCGATCTGGTCGCCTGGTCGGAGGTCGCACAGCCCGCCTGA
- the rpmE gene encoding 50S ribosomal protein L31, whose translation MKDSIHPGYFETEVTCGCGNAFQTRSTRKELKVDICSQCHPFYTGKLKYVDSAGRIEKFQSKFQTGNYASVQKKGKPKKKQASTES comes from the coding sequence ATGAAAGATTCCATTCATCCTGGGTACTTCGAGACCGAAGTTACCTGCGGTTGCGGCAATGCGTTTCAAACGCGCAGCACTCGCAAAGAACTGAAGGTTGATATCTGCAGCCAGTGCCACCCGTTTTATACGGGCAAGCTGAAATACGTTGACTCGGCCGGCCGTATTGAGAAGTTCCAGAGCAAATTCCAGACTGGCAACTACGCCAGCGTGCAGAAAAAAGGGAAGCCGAAGAAAAAGCAGGCTTCGACCGAATCTTAG
- the prfA gene encoding peptide chain release factor 1 has protein sequence MRDMLESKLKRFEELERMMLDPEIQTVSTKIAAVAREHGSIARMANKYRRFKKLNTQLTELKVMADSHDPEEREMAEAEIETLREEREEIWDELLVLTLGGDDAHRARCQLEIRAGTGGDEAALFARNLYDMYKRHAENRGWKIELIDANPTELGGFKEIILAIEGEGAFRELQYESGGHRVQRVPETEAKGRVHTSAATVAVMAEPEDVEVNLTPDDYRLDKFNASGPGGQHVNKTESAVRLTHHETGIVVQCQDEKSQHKNLAKALRVLKTRIYERKVLEEQEKRSSERKTLIGSGDRSQRIRTYNFPENRVSDHRINLTIYKLDQILAGDMQVLTDSLIDHDRQSLREAMGGLE, from the coding sequence ATGCGCGACATGCTGGAATCTAAATTAAAGCGTTTCGAGGAACTCGAGCGAATGATGCTCGATCCCGAAATTCAAACGGTCTCGACCAAAATCGCCGCCGTCGCGCGGGAACACGGTTCGATCGCGCGCATGGCGAACAAGTATCGCCGCTTCAAGAAATTGAATACGCAGCTGACCGAACTCAAAGTGATGGCCGACAGCCATGATCCCGAAGAGCGGGAGATGGCCGAAGCCGAGATCGAAACGCTCCGCGAAGAGCGGGAAGAAATATGGGACGAGCTGCTGGTGCTAACGCTCGGCGGCGACGACGCCCATCGAGCCCGTTGCCAGCTGGAAATTCGCGCCGGAACCGGCGGCGATGAAGCGGCCCTGTTCGCCCGGAACTTGTACGACATGTACAAGCGCCATGCCGAAAATCGCGGCTGGAAGATAGAGCTGATCGACGCCAATCCGACGGAACTCGGCGGTTTCAAGGAAATCATCCTGGCGATCGAAGGCGAAGGCGCCTTCCGCGAGCTGCAGTACGAAAGCGGCGGCCATCGCGTCCAACGTGTGCCGGAAACCGAAGCCAAAGGCCGCGTGCATACCTCGGCGGCGACGGTCGCGGTCATGGCCGAGCCTGAAGACGTCGAAGTGAACCTCACCCCCGACGACTACCGCCTGGATAAATTCAACGCCAGCGGGCCCGGCGGCCAGCATGTCAACAAAACGGAATCGGCCGTTCGCTTGACGCACCATGAAACGGGCATTGTGGTGCAATGCCAGGACGAAAAAAGCCAGCACAAAAACCTGGCCAAAGCGCTCCGCGTGCTCAAAACACGCATCTACGAACGCAAGGTGCTGGAAGAACAGGAAAAACGGTCCAGTGAGCGGAAAACGCTCATCGGGTCCGGCGACCGCAGCCAGCGGATTCGCACCTATAACTTCCCGGAAAACCGCGTGAGCGACCACCGCATCAACTTAACGATCTACAAGCTCGATCAAATTCTCGCAGGCGACATGCAAGTGCTCACCGATAGCCTGATCGATCACGATCGGCAGTCGCTGCGCGAAGCGATGGGCGGGCTGGAGTAA
- a CDS encoding tetratricopeptide repeat protein produces the protein MRYLIVGSLALALFASTAEARKFTNATTGVSIEATYLGVKDGKIILQLESGKLHSVPANVFTAEDQAYFKEIGPTGEKLLAAPPSDEPVKPATAPLGDDRFSQAISENPNNASAWIARGMVLTKDGKAELAVADFNRALELEPKNPSAWNGRGKAYMTGGDAAAAHRDFSQAIELDEKFVPAYRNRADNAVAYYKTPAGQAMIEEELAKARKKRDAIERVYQQKFPWQPRHSTTDKSLSNAALDNLVMTDRMYAERYQRDWERSHDIDYGVSGGIHVGGGVAVGAGVVLGQAGTVVLNPALAVYPLKAQVGETITLVANPSQLAAGMQVIGKGANPNPEEGAQATPEQIAAVKMVDFYRDVNGNGQLEKDQDQYLATDPTSSDGFSTEVPTGDFNPGTQTYFAVPKGDGTSPSGEGSATLILSQSLLAAAAKAERNIADQAGRGASAGLSAADADALGREQSDVAKIINDIAKKVKGEAPELAQQLLDLRPQVGQASGQLRAAKNSPGDGSKAAAGNAATSASGVAQALENASVELAKLTGTYEEPASPGEGEGAGEGSGEGEGAGPGEGQPKKPPTDEQYAGAPGAASGELTPAPGKPGGPGGPGDGVVINNNYGDDDDNGGIVINNDLSDDDDLAYRARGYAEDGDYDAALLDYDRVLARRPDDVRLLRDRADTLIERGSYDRAVLDYDRMIKMAPRNADFYYNRGCAHLAAGDIEAGISDFTMSIQLDELGKLGNLAYNNRGSAYARLSKFELAIADFDKAIEITPTESLAYRNRALALKLLGRSDDYEKAIIRYREVESTQVVLP, from the coding sequence ATGAGATACCTCATAGTCGGGAGCTTGGCGCTAGCGCTATTCGCCTCCACGGCGGAAGCACGCAAATTCACCAATGCCACAACGGGCGTTTCGATTGAAGCGACCTATCTCGGCGTCAAGGATGGGAAAATCATCCTGCAGCTGGAGAGCGGCAAGCTGCACTCGGTCCCAGCCAACGTTTTCACCGCCGAAGATCAGGCCTACTTCAAGGAGATTGGCCCCACCGGCGAAAAACTCCTGGCCGCTCCGCCTTCGGATGAACCGGTGAAGCCCGCCACCGCCCCCCTGGGCGATGATCGATTCAGCCAGGCGATCAGTGAAAACCCGAACAACGCCAGCGCCTGGATCGCCCGCGGCATGGTGCTGACCAAAGACGGCAAGGCGGAACTCGCTGTCGCCGACTTTAACCGCGCTCTGGAACTGGAACCGAAGAATCCTTCGGCCTGGAACGGTCGCGGCAAAGCCTACATGACCGGCGGCGATGCGGCCGCTGCCCATCGTGACTTCTCCCAGGCGATCGAACTCGACGAAAAATTCGTCCCCGCCTATCGCAACCGGGCCGACAACGCCGTGGCGTACTATAAGACGCCTGCCGGACAGGCGATGATCGAGGAAGAATTGGCTAAAGCCCGCAAAAAACGGGACGCCATCGAACGCGTGTACCAGCAGAAGTTCCCCTGGCAGCCGCGCCACTCGACCACCGACAAATCGCTGTCCAATGCGGCGCTGGATAACCTGGTGATGACCGATCGCATGTATGCCGAGCGTTACCAGCGCGACTGGGAACGGAGCCACGATATTGATTATGGCGTCAGCGGCGGCATCCACGTTGGCGGCGGAGTCGCCGTCGGCGCAGGCGTTGTTCTGGGACAGGCGGGAACGGTTGTTCTCAATCCGGCCCTGGCCGTCTATCCGCTGAAAGCCCAGGTGGGCGAAACGATTACCCTTGTCGCCAACCCCAGCCAACTGGCAGCCGGCATGCAGGTGATCGGCAAGGGAGCCAACCCGAATCCGGAAGAAGGCGCCCAGGCCACGCCCGAGCAGATCGCGGCCGTGAAAATGGTCGACTTTTATCGCGATGTCAACGGTAACGGTCAGCTGGAGAAAGACCAGGATCAGTACCTCGCGACGGATCCGACCAGCAGCGACGGCTTCTCGACCGAAGTGCCCACCGGCGATTTCAACCCCGGCACGCAGACCTACTTCGCCGTGCCCAAAGGGGACGGCACTTCGCCCTCGGGCGAAGGTTCCGCCACGCTGATTCTGTCGCAAAGCCTGCTGGCTGCGGCGGCCAAAGCCGAGCGGAATATCGCCGACCAGGCGGGCCGTGGAGCCAGCGCTGGTCTGTCGGCCGCCGACGCCGACGCTCTGGGACGTGAGCAGTCCGACGTCGCCAAGATCATCAACGACATCGCCAAAAAGGTCAAAGGCGAAGCACCCGAACTGGCCCAGCAGCTGCTCGATCTGCGTCCGCAGGTTGGCCAGGCTTCCGGTCAGCTCCGCGCCGCCAAGAACAGCCCTGGTGATGGCAGCAAAGCAGCCGCCGGCAACGCCGCCACTAGCGCCTCGGGCGTCGCCCAGGCGCTGGAGAATGCTTCGGTCGAACTGGCCAAACTGACCGGCACCTACGAAGAACCCGCCAGTCCGGGCGAGGGGGAAGGCGCCGGGGAAGGATCGGGCGAAGGCGAAGGAGCCGGCCCGGGTGAAGGCCAGCCGAAGAAGCCGCCGACCGATGAACAGTATGCGGGTGCTCCGGGCGCTGCCTCGGGCGAACTGACTCCGGCTCCGGGCAAGCCCGGCGGTCCGGGCGGTCCCGGCGACGGCGTGGTCATCAATAACAACTATGGTGACGACGACGACAACGGCGGCATTGTCATCAACAACGATCTGTCCGATGACGACGACCTGGCCTATCGGGCCCGTGGTTACGCCGAAGACGGCGACTACGACGCCGCGCTGCTCGACTACGATCGCGTGCTGGCCCGTCGTCCCGACGACGTTCGCCTGCTCCGTGATCGGGCCGATACACTGATCGAACGCGGCAGCTATGATCGGGCCGTTCTCGATTACGATCGCATGATCAAAATGGCGCCGCGTAACGCCGACTTTTATTACAACCGCGGTTGCGCCCATCTGGCGGCGGGCGACATCGAAGCCGGTATTTCCGACTTCACCATGTCGATCCAGCTCGATGAGCTTGGAAAGCTGGGCAACCTGGCCTACAACAATCGGGGCAGTGCCTACGCCCGACTGAGCAAGTTCGAACTGGCGATCGCTGACTTTGACAAGGCGATTGAAATCACGCCGACCGAATCGCTCGCCTATCGCAACCGGGCCCTGGCCCTGAAGCTGCTGGGTCGGTCCGATGACTACGAGAAAGCGATCATTCGCTATCGCGAAGTGGAATCCACCCAGGTGGTGCTGCCGTAA
- a CDS encoding acyl-CoA dehydrogenase family protein, whose product MTNDDPRTPEESTVAGSPLTRTEPSPVAPEPTPETASFAETALTLGGKSAEEARRTGAIDKADDQVESLFLPQYQTVNSPLHKAIWEKKIEIDLFRPLAVETPDDITQVMDDSLAVVRKHRQEKTLLNDENKISEQVLDDLGGAGYWGLLVDREYGGKGTPFRSFAPFLTRMAMVDPTIAGLASVHGCIGAVDPVRTFGNAEQKARFLPRLASGESLSAFALTEPNAGSDLTALRTTAELRGDKYLVNGEKLFITNVRPGRTIGLVCLIDNTPAVLICDLPAEENDQFQLRKYGLHALKHTYNQGIIFKDFEVPAANLLEPIKGNGLTIAYHGLNLGRIALCANAAGTMRIMMANLLPWSKFRKTYGESIDQRELVRRRLGRLAGLIVACDAMTAWCSSLIDQGYRGEMECIVAKIFGSEAQKEAAIEFFMKTHGGRSFLHGHLFGDNVHEYLAPCIYEGEGEMLGMAFFKSLVKQHGVTYFEPIGKTLAAAGIKQPNPLNPRHAWALKGPLAHYSSWLVKQYITPHSQPDLPPLPGKLREHARYAIDALQDAPLEISGVMRKHQLKLADRQCRMSELSKRVQNMVVVLCTSLYAAESQDEVIREAADVICRDLIREHLGRRPSDKYFRQVTKLGQKIVDGGFSSIASITAEEVMMPYQNE is encoded by the coding sequence ATGACGAATGACGACCCCCGCACCCCGGAAGAGTCCACCGTCGCCGGAAGCCCGTTAACCCGCACGGAGCCGTCGCCAGTCGCCCCTGAACCGACGCCGGAGACCGCTTCCTTCGCCGAGACCGCCCTGACCCTCGGCGGCAAAAGTGCGGAAGAAGCCCGTCGTACCGGCGCGATCGATAAAGCGGATGACCAGGTGGAGTCGCTGTTTCTGCCGCAATACCAGACAGTCAACAGTCCACTCCATAAAGCGATCTGGGAAAAAAAGATCGAGATTGATCTGTTTCGGCCGCTGGCGGTCGAAACGCCCGACGATATCACCCAGGTGATGGACGATTCCCTCGCGGTCGTGCGAAAACATCGCCAGGAAAAAACCCTGCTGAACGACGAGAACAAAATCTCCGAGCAAGTGCTCGATGACCTCGGCGGAGCCGGGTACTGGGGCCTGCTGGTCGACCGGGAATACGGCGGCAAGGGGACTCCGTTCCGCAGCTTCGCCCCCTTCCTGACCCGCATGGCGATGGTTGACCCCACGATCGCCGGCCTGGCTTCGGTGCATGGCTGTATCGGCGCGGTCGATCCGGTGCGGACGTTTGGCAATGCGGAACAGAAAGCCCGCTTCCTGCCGCGACTGGCCAGCGGCGAGAGCCTGTCGGCCTTTGCCCTGACGGAACCGAACGCCGGCTCCGATCTCACGGCGCTACGCACCACGGCGGAACTGCGGGGGGACAAGTACCTGGTCAACGGCGAAAAACTCTTCATCACCAATGTTCGACCCGGTCGTACGATCGGCCTGGTCTGCCTGATCGATAATACGCCGGCCGTGCTGATTTGCGACCTGCCCGCGGAAGAGAACGACCAGTTCCAGCTACGCAAATACGGCCTGCACGCCCTGAAGCATACCTACAACCAGGGGATCATTTTCAAGGACTTCGAGGTTCCCGCCGCGAATCTGCTGGAGCCGATCAAAGGGAACGGCCTGACGATCGCCTACCATGGGCTGAACCTGGGCCGGATCGCACTCTGCGCCAACGCCGCTGGCACCATGCGCATTATGATGGCCAATCTGCTTCCCTGGTCGAAGTTCCGCAAGACCTACGGCGAGAGTATCGACCAGCGCGAGTTAGTCCGTCGTCGTCTGGGCAGGCTGGCGGGGCTGATCGTCGCCTGCGACGCCATGACGGCGTGGTGCTCCAGCCTGATCGACCAGGGCTACCGCGGGGAAATGGAGTGCATCGTCGCTAAAATCTTTGGCAGCGAAGCGCAGAAGGAAGCCGCCATTGAGTTCTTCATGAAAACGCACGGCGGCCGCTCCTTCCTGCACGGACACCTATTCGGCGACAACGTGCACGAATACCTGGCGCCCTGCATTTATGAAGGCGAAGGGGAAATGCTCGGCATGGCCTTCTTCAAGTCGCTCGTCAAACAGCACGGGGTGACCTACTTTGAGCCGATCGGAAAAACGCTGGCGGCTGCCGGCATCAAACAGCCCAATCCGCTGAACCCACGGCACGCCTGGGCGCTTAAGGGGCCGCTGGCCCATTACAGCTCCTGGCTGGTCAAGCAGTACATCACGCCGCACTCCCAGCCCGATCTGCCGCCCTTGCCGGGCAAACTGCGGGAACACGCCCGTTACGCGATCGACGCCCTGCAGGATGCGCCGCTGGAGATCAGCGGCGTGATGCGGAAGCATCAACTCAAGCTGGCCGATCGCCAGTGCCGCATGTCAGAGCTTTCCAAACGGGTGCAAAACATGGTCGTCGTGCTGTGCACAAGCTTGTACGCGGCCGAAAGCCAGGACGAAGTCATTCGCGAAGCAGCCGACGTGATCTGCCGCGACCTGATTCGCGAGCATCTGGGCCGTCGCCCCAGCGACAAGTACTTCCGCCAGGTGACGAAGCTGGGACAAAAGATCGTCGATGGCGGTTTCAGCTCCATCGCCAGCATCACCGCTGAAGAAGTCATGATGCCGTACCAGAACGAATAA